One genomic segment of Pyruvatibacter mobilis includes these proteins:
- a CDS encoding glycerophosphodiester phosphodiesterase family protein: MARDLAWLTARPVAHRGLHGLEDGVVENLPSAFQAAINANYAIECDLQLAADGEAMVFHDATLDRLTEATGKVFAHTSDDLKKISFKTTTDRMQTLGEFLDQVGGKVVPVIELKIPFGKEGPLEKRTAKLLKDYKGPAAVMSFNPRSMGWFAENAPDITRGQLSYAYDQGPALSMPWMRRMALKHMLLNWKSRPHFIGFDVNALPQWSVDLRRKLGLPVLTWTVRTDAHRDSAAKHADQIIFETFRP, from the coding sequence ATGGCCCGTGACCTTGCCTGGCTAACTGCCCGCCCCGTCGCCCATCGCGGACTGCACGGGCTTGAGGACGGCGTTGTCGAAAACCTCCCCTCTGCGTTCCAGGCGGCTATCAATGCGAACTACGCAATCGAGTGTGACCTGCAGCTTGCTGCGGATGGCGAAGCCATGGTCTTCCACGATGCCACCCTCGACCGGCTCACCGAAGCAACCGGCAAGGTCTTTGCCCACACATCAGACGACTTGAAGAAAATCTCTTTCAAAACCACCACGGACCGTATGCAGACGCTGGGTGAGTTTCTTGACCAGGTTGGTGGCAAGGTCGTGCCGGTCATTGAACTCAAGATCCCCTTCGGCAAGGAAGGCCCCCTGGAGAAACGGACCGCCAAGCTTCTCAAGGACTACAAAGGCCCGGCAGCCGTGATGTCCTTTAATCCCCGAAGCATGGGTTGGTTTGCAGAAAACGCTCCGGACATCACACGTGGCCAGCTGTCCTATGCATATGATCAGGGCCCAGCACTCTCCATGCCCTGGATGCGGCGGATGGCACTGAAGCACATGCTGTTGAACTGGAAGAGCCGGCCGCACTTCATCGGATTCGACGTCAATGCCCTGCCCCAATGGTCTGTCGACCTGCGCCGCAAGCTTGGCTTGCCCGTTCTCACCTGGACAGTAAGAACCGATGCTCATCGCGACTCTGCGGCAAAGCATGCAGACCAGATCATCTTCGAGACATTCCGCCCCTGA
- a CDS encoding RidA family protein — MAGRIDARLKELGISLSDPVAPAANYVPYVVTGNLVFISGQVPVDGSGLPYVGKVGDTVSQSDAVKAARLCGLNILSALRQACGGDLDKVTRCVKLGGFVNGTPEFDQHPAVINGCSDLMVDVFGEAGKHSRFALGAGNLPFNVAVEIDAVFEIA, encoded by the coding sequence ATGGCAGGACGGATCGACGCCCGACTGAAAGAACTTGGCATTTCTCTGAGCGACCCGGTGGCCCCTGCCGCCAACTACGTGCCTTATGTGGTCACGGGTAATCTGGTTTTCATTTCAGGCCAGGTCCCCGTCGATGGATCCGGTCTGCCCTATGTCGGCAAAGTGGGTGACACCGTCAGCCAGTCCGACGCGGTGAAGGCAGCCCGCCTCTGCGGCCTCAACATCCTGTCCGCCCTCCGCCAGGCCTGCGGTGGCGACCTCGACAAGGTAACGCGCTGCGTGAAGCTGGGCGGCTTCGTCAACGGCACCCCGGAATTTGACCAGCATCCGGCGGTCATCAATGGCTGCTCTGATCTCATGGTCGATGTGTTCGGCGAAGCCGGCAAACATTCAAGATTTGCTTTGGGCGCCGGAAACCTGCCCTTCAACGTCGCCGTCGAAATCGACGCAGTTTTTGAGATCGCCTGA
- a CDS encoding response regulator: MSKRVLIVEDNELNMKLFHDLLDAHGYETLQTRDGMEALELARSERPDLILMDIQLPEVSGLEVTKWLKEDDTLREIPVVAVTAFAMKGDEEKIRQGGCEAYIAKPISVAQFMETVQRFLG; the protein is encoded by the coding sequence ATGTCGAAGCGGGTTTTGATTGTTGAGGACAACGAGCTGAACATGAAGCTGTTTCATGACCTGCTCGATGCCCATGGATACGAGACGCTCCAGACCCGGGATGGCATGGAGGCGCTGGAGCTTGCGCGCTCCGAGCGACCGGATCTTATTCTGATGGATATCCAGCTGCCGGAAGTATCCGGCCTGGAAGTCACGAAGTGGCTGAAGGAAGACGATACGCTGCGGGAAATCCCCGTGGTTGCCGTCACGGCCTTTGCCATGAAGGGTGACGAGGAGAAAATTCGGCAGGGAGGCTGCGAGGCTTACATCGCAAAGCCGATCTCTGTCGCACAGTTCATGGAAACCGTGCAGCGGTTTCTGGGCTAG
- a CDS encoding VOC family protein: protein MTHKPDHFTVWAELPVTDLDRATAFYNKVFETELQRDDNGPNPMAVFTTSDGQGSAGHLYPGTPAKDGNGPTIHLAVPGKLEDAMARVTEAGGKVLSDPITIPAGRFAYAIDLDGNSIGLFETAA, encoded by the coding sequence ATGACACACAAACCTGACCATTTTACCGTCTGGGCAGAATTGCCTGTGACCGACCTGGATCGCGCGACCGCCTTCTACAACAAGGTGTTCGAGACCGAACTCCAGCGCGATGACAACGGTCCCAATCCAATGGCCGTCTTCACGACCTCTGACGGCCAGGGCTCCGCCGGTCACCTCTATCCCGGAACACCCGCAAAGGATGGCAATGGCCCGACCATCCACCTTGCCGTTCCGGGCAAGCTGGAAGACGCAATGGCACGCGTGACGGAAGCCGGAGGCAAGGTTCTGAGTGACCCGATCACCATTCCCGCTGGCCGCTTCGCCTATGCTATCGACCTTGATGGTAATTCCATCGGCCTGTTTGAAACCGCTGCCTGA
- a CDS encoding HIT family protein, with protein MPAYDDNNIFAKILRGEAPAHKVYEDEQTFAFMDIMPMGEGHTLVIPREPAVTMFDLSAEGAAALIQTTQKVAHAVRAAFEPEGVVCAQFSGAPAGQTVFHIHFHIIPRWQNVEMNLHARVMQDHDVLADHARRITEKLG; from the coding sequence ATCCCCGCCTATGACGACAACAATATCTTCGCCAAGATCCTCCGCGGCGAAGCGCCGGCCCACAAGGTCTATGAGGACGAGCAGACATTCGCCTTCATGGACATCATGCCCATGGGTGAAGGTCATACTCTGGTGATCCCGCGGGAGCCGGCAGTGACCATGTTTGATCTCAGCGCCGAGGGCGCCGCTGCCCTGATCCAGACCACCCAGAAAGTAGCCCATGCAGTCCGCGCGGCCTTTGAGCCGGAAGGCGTGGTATGCGCGCAGTTTTCAGGCGCCCCTGCCGGCCAGACCGTCTTCCATATTCATTTCCACATCATCCCGCGTTGGCAGAATGTGGAGATGAACCTCCATGCGCGCGTCATGCAGGACCACGACGTGCTGGCAGACCACGCAAGGCGCATCACGGAAAAACTGGGTTAG
- a CDS encoding SMP-30/gluconolactonase/LRE family protein yields the protein MRNTRILAASSLLSVTLLATITAQAAPELAEGWSLEPLTGPSPFHGVHGLTVTPEGRLLAGSVVGATLYEINRETGAVSIAEAPPTGMADDVEQGPDGTLAWTAFLQGKVFARTPEGTLLTLAEGLPGTNSIAWREDGRLFMTQVFAGDALWELDPTGKKEPRLVMEGMGGLNGFDFGPDGHLYGPIWFKGQIARVNVDAGTLEVIADGFKTPAAVNFSSSNELFVVDTQAGEVIRVDVPTGEKTLIAQVKPAIDNLAFAPDDTLYISNMADNAIIEINVETGDSTPLVSGPLAVAADIAMGPDGKTLYVADVFAIRTVDTETGDVGEIARVFAQEMDYPTSMAIAHGKVAAAGLTAGAVQVLDAASGKSLGLHHGFTTPTDALPLEDGGILVTEYAKGAIVRVNPDNWDDRVSIVEGLEGPAMLVQGPGNAIYVSETSGGRISRLTDSGGVETVVDDLANPEGFTFLASGAIAVAEAAKAQITIIDLVSGSKSVVASGLPFGAIPAEGPEVFMPTGLAADASGTLYFSSEYLAQVFRLQSPAEE from the coding sequence ATGCGCAATACCCGTATACTGGCTGCTTCAAGCCTTCTGTCAGTAACCTTGCTGGCGACAATCACCGCTCAAGCGGCCCCGGAACTGGCCGAGGGTTGGTCTCTGGAACCCCTCACGGGCCCGTCGCCGTTCCATGGTGTTCACGGCCTCACCGTAACGCCGGAAGGCCGCTTGCTTGCCGGCTCTGTCGTCGGTGCCACTCTCTACGAAATCAACCGCGAAACCGGGGCCGTCTCTATCGCTGAAGCCCCGCCTACCGGGATGGCGGACGATGTGGAGCAAGGCCCCGACGGCACTCTGGCATGGACCGCCTTTCTGCAGGGCAAGGTCTTTGCGCGCACACCCGAGGGCACTCTGCTGACACTCGCCGAAGGTCTGCCCGGCACGAACTCGATAGCGTGGCGCGAGGATGGCCGGCTGTTCATGACTCAGGTCTTTGCCGGGGACGCCTTGTGGGAACTTGACCCCACAGGCAAGAAGGAGCCCCGCCTAGTCATGGAAGGCATGGGTGGCCTCAACGGTTTCGACTTCGGCCCCGACGGGCACCTCTATGGCCCCATCTGGTTCAAAGGACAGATCGCCCGCGTCAATGTTGACGCAGGCACACTCGAGGTCATCGCTGATGGCTTCAAGACGCCAGCCGCCGTCAACTTCAGTTCAAGCAACGAGCTCTTTGTTGTCGATACACAGGCCGGCGAAGTCATCCGCGTGGACGTCCCCACCGGTGAGAAGACGCTCATAGCCCAGGTGAAGCCGGCTATCGATAATCTCGCCTTCGCCCCTGACGACACACTCTACATCTCCAACATGGCCGACAACGCCATCATCGAAATCAATGTCGAGACGGGAGACAGCACCCCACTCGTATCGGGCCCGCTCGCCGTCGCCGCCGACATTGCCATGGGTCCTGACGGGAAGACGCTGTACGTCGCCGATGTCTTTGCGATCCGCACAGTCGATACAGAGACCGGGGACGTAGGCGAGATCGCACGCGTTTTTGCTCAGGAGATGGATTATCCCACCAGCATGGCCATTGCGCACGGCAAGGTGGCTGCGGCCGGCCTTACCGCAGGCGCCGTGCAGGTGCTGGATGCGGCCTCAGGCAAATCGCTCGGCCTCCATCACGGCTTTACCACGCCGACGGACGCACTTCCTCTGGAGGACGGGGGCATTCTTGTTACCGAATACGCAAAGGGTGCCATAGTGCGCGTGAACCCGGATAACTGGGACGATCGCGTGAGCATTGTTGAAGGTCTCGAAGGACCGGCCATGCTCGTCCAAGGTCCGGGCAACGCCATCTATGTCTCCGAGACCTCTGGCGGCCGGATTTCCCGCCTGACAGACAGTGGCGGCGTGGAAACCGTGGTGGATGACCTCGCCAACCCGGAAGGGTTTACCTTCCTCGCAAGTGGTGCAATCGCAGTTGCCGAAGCGGCAAAGGCACAGATCACCATCATCGATCTGGTGTCCGGATCAAAGTCGGTTGTCGCAAGCGGCTTGCCTTTCGGTGCTATCCCCGCTGAAGGGCCTGAGGTCTTCATGCCGACCGGCCTGGCCGCCGATGCGTCAGGCACGCTTTACTTCTCATCCGAATATCTCGCCCAAGTCTTCCGCCTTCAGAGCCCCGCAGAAGAATAA
- a CDS encoding cell envelope integrity EipB family protein, whose protein sequence is MSPHRAVYAMKMISSTEGSDISSVTGKLVLEWQGSACEGWVTNQRIVNRMGSKQGSSFVSDFRVSSWEAGDGSDYTFSMIHYVNGETIEEIEGSAVRKEDKSLATLSKPEDGTIALPDGVVFPTEQISRMLDAAHAGRTVFAVPVFDGSDTEHYFDTTAILGGRKKGAPQGEEARAGKSLEGLAHWPVQVSYFNPGDSTGLPDYEVSFQVYENGVSTGLVMDYGDLVLGADLMDLTMLPVPECN, encoded by the coding sequence TTGAGCCCACACCGTGCCGTCTATGCCATGAAGATGATTTCCAGCACGGAAGGGTCCGACATCTCGTCGGTTACCGGCAAGCTGGTGCTGGAGTGGCAGGGGTCGGCTTGCGAGGGCTGGGTGACCAACCAGCGCATCGTCAACCGGATGGGGAGCAAGCAGGGCAGCAGCTTCGTCAGCGACTTCCGGGTCAGTTCGTGGGAAGCCGGCGACGGCAGTGATTACACCTTTTCCATGATCCACTATGTCAACGGCGAGACCATCGAGGAGATCGAAGGCTCGGCCGTTCGCAAGGAAGACAAAAGCCTGGCCACGCTGAGCAAACCTGAGGATGGAACCATTGCTTTGCCGGACGGTGTGGTGTTTCCGACCGAACAGATCAGCCGGATGCTCGACGCAGCCCATGCGGGCCGGACGGTATTTGCCGTGCCTGTCTTTGATGGGTCAGATACGGAGCACTATTTCGACACCACAGCCATCCTGGGCGGTCGCAAGAAGGGGGCGCCGCAGGGCGAGGAAGCCAGGGCCGGAAAGAGCCTTGAAGGCCTGGCGCACTGGCCTGTGCAGGTCAGCTATTTCAACCCCGGTGACAGCACGGGATTGCCGGACTACGAGGTTTCATTCCAGGTCTACGAGAACGGTGTCTCCACCGGACTTGTGATGGACTACGGTGATCTTGTTCTTGGTGCTGACCTGATGGATCTCACCATGCTGCCCGTGCCGGAGTGCAACTAG
- a CDS encoding GGDEF domain-containing protein: MYHALSPTEEIFPVSDLKGLKEEPSFIGHLDQPALHMTRETRQLIERALAYAAEAQRTISEQETRIAQLETLSMTDELTGLLNRRGFTDALDRALANARRHDEQGLLVAIDLDGFKPVNDTFGHAAGDEILKFVADFLAERVRTTDYLARLGGDEFAILMVNGNLAPARHRAIELKNELNSATARLNHGDIPVRASFGIAPYDRNASPQQVMHMADVAMYHDKRRRSPEPTRLRPFQAAR, encoded by the coding sequence ATGTATCACGCACTCTCCCCCACTGAAGAGATCTTCCCCGTTTCGGATCTCAAGGGGCTGAAGGAGGAACCGTCCTTCATCGGCCATCTCGACCAGCCGGCACTTCACATGACCCGCGAGACGCGGCAATTGATCGAACGCGCCCTTGCATATGCCGCGGAGGCACAGCGCACGATTTCCGAGCAGGAAACGCGCATCGCCCAGCTTGAAACCCTGTCGATGACAGACGAGCTCACCGGCCTTCTCAACCGGCGTGGTTTCACCGATGCCCTTGACCGGGCCCTGGCCAATGCCCGCCGCCACGACGAGCAGGGCTTGCTCGTGGCGATTGATCTCGACGGCTTCAAGCCCGTCAACGACACTTTCGGCCACGCGGCCGGCGACGAGATACTGAAGTTTGTCGCCGACTTCCTGGCGGAGCGGGTCCGGACCACTGACTACCTTGCCCGCCTCGGCGGCGACGAGTTCGCGATCCTGATGGTCAACGGCAATCTTGCGCCGGCACGTCATCGCGCCATCGAACTCAAGAACGAACTGAATTCCGCAACGGCCCGTCTCAACCACGGCGACATCCCTGTCCGCGCGAGTTTTGGCATTGCGCCCTATGACCGCAATGCATCTCCTCAACAGGTGATGCATATGGCGGACGTTGCCATGTATCACGACAAACGCCGCCGCTCGCCGGAACCAACGCGCCTGCGTCCATTCCAGGCAGCGCGCTAG
- a CDS encoding DNA polymerase IV, which translates to MAAICRDCFARVAGEPLPRRCPSCGRPRIASHDELLDLTIAHIDCDAFYAAIEKRDDPSLRDKPLIIGGGHRGVVSTACYIARTYGVGSAMPMFKALKACPHATVIKPSMEKYAAVGREVRALMRDVTPLVEPISIDEAFLDLTGTERLHRMSAAETLMRLAARIEEQIGITVSVGLSHNKFLAKLASDLDKPRGFSIIGKTETKALLARMPVGKIWGVGKAMQRKLEAAGITMISDLQQADERELMARYGQLGLRLARLSRGEDSREVKPVREAKSISAETTFNDDIRDYDALEGILWRLSDKVAGRCKTADLAGHTVTLKLKSADFKTRTRNLTLSDPTQLADVIFRAGRQLLRPETDGTAYRLIGIGVANLVTATGGMQMGDLLDPDANRRAAAERAVDKVRAKFGKEMIDKGRGIRKP; encoded by the coding sequence ATGGCAGCCATTTGCCGCGATTGCTTTGCCCGGGTCGCAGGCGAACCACTTCCGCGACGCTGCCCGTCATGCGGCCGCCCGCGCATCGCCAGCCATGATGAACTTCTGGACCTCACCATCGCGCACATTGACTGTGATGCATTCTATGCAGCCATCGAGAAACGGGATGATCCATCCCTGCGCGACAAGCCGCTAATCATCGGAGGCGGTCATCGAGGGGTTGTGTCCACGGCTTGCTACATCGCAAGAACCTATGGGGTCGGCTCGGCAATGCCGATGTTCAAGGCATTGAAAGCCTGTCCTCACGCCACAGTCATCAAACCCAGCATGGAGAAATACGCAGCCGTCGGCCGCGAGGTACGCGCCTTGATGCGCGATGTCACGCCCTTGGTCGAGCCGATATCGATCGACGAAGCCTTTCTTGACCTGACAGGCACAGAGCGGCTCCATCGCATGAGTGCCGCCGAAACCCTGATGCGCCTTGCCGCCCGCATCGAGGAACAGATCGGCATCACCGTGTCGGTGGGACTGAGCCACAACAAGTTTCTCGCCAAGCTGGCCTCCGATCTCGACAAGCCTCGCGGATTTTCAATCATCGGCAAAACCGAAACCAAAGCGCTCCTGGCAAGGATGCCCGTTGGAAAGATATGGGGTGTCGGCAAGGCCATGCAGCGCAAGCTGGAAGCTGCAGGGATCACAATGATCTCCGACCTTCAGCAGGCGGATGAACGTGAACTGATGGCACGCTATGGGCAGTTGGGCCTGCGGCTTGCCCGCTTGTCCCGCGGTGAAGACAGCCGCGAGGTCAAACCGGTGCGAGAAGCAAAGAGCATCAGCGCCGAGACCACCTTCAACGATGACATCCGGGACTATGACGCGCTGGAGGGCATTCTCTGGCGGCTGAGTGACAAGGTGGCCGGCCGCTGCAAGACCGCAGATCTTGCTGGCCACACCGTGACCCTGAAGCTCAAGAGTGCAGATTTCAAAACACGCACTCGAAACCTGACCTTGAGCGATCCGACCCAGCTGGCAGACGTGATTTTTCGGGCTGGCCGACAATTGCTGAGACCCGAGACCGATGGCACCGCCTACCGCCTGATCGGAATCGGGGTCGCCAATCTAGTAACGGCAACGGGCGGGATGCAGATGGGGGACCTTCTTGATCCTGACGCAAACCGCCGCGCAGCAGCGGAGCGCGCTGTCGACAAGGTCCGCGCAAAGTTCGGCAAGGAAATGATCGACAAGGGCCGGGGAATCCGAAAGCCCTAG
- a CDS encoding ROK family protein produces MRIGIDLGGTKTEAMLMGPHGEDLLRLREPTPAGDYEATLDLISHLVGQLDREAGATCPVGIGMPGAISPATGIVKNANSTWLIGQPLHTHLEQRLGPRVRLANDADCFALSEATDGAGRGAQSVFGVIAGTGVGGGFVVDGKLLSGPNAIAGEWGHIPLPWPQAHELPGPDCYCGKQGCVEAWCSGPGLAADHLRITKHRLKPENIALAAATGNTEAKASLDRHADRLARALAIVINIVDPHVIVLGGGLSHMDHLYDAVPRLLPRYVFSDSVSTLIRRNVHGASSGIRGAAWLWPEHADTQSHQTGLR; encoded by the coding sequence ATGCGCATCGGCATTGACCTCGGCGGCACCAAGACCGAAGCCATGCTGATGGGCCCGCATGGAGAAGACCTCCTGCGCCTGCGTGAGCCGACACCTGCGGGTGACTACGAGGCTACACTCGATCTGATCAGTCACCTGGTCGGGCAGCTGGACCGGGAAGCCGGCGCCACATGCCCCGTCGGCATCGGCATGCCCGGGGCCATCTCCCCCGCCACAGGTATCGTCAAGAACGCCAATTCAACCTGGCTTATCGGCCAGCCACTTCACACGCATCTGGAGCAAAGGCTCGGCCCGCGTGTGCGCCTGGCGAACGATGCCGACTGCTTTGCCCTGTCGGAAGCCACCGATGGCGCCGGACGAGGTGCCCAAAGTGTCTTCGGCGTGATTGCCGGGACAGGGGTCGGCGGCGGATTTGTAGTGGACGGAAAGCTCCTTTCAGGCCCAAACGCAATTGCCGGTGAGTGGGGCCACATCCCTCTGCCCTGGCCACAGGCGCACGAACTGCCGGGGCCCGACTGCTATTGCGGCAAACAGGGCTGCGTGGAAGCCTGGTGCTCCGGCCCCGGGCTGGCCGCTGACCACCTGCGGATAACAAAGCATCGCCTCAAACCTGAGAACATCGCGCTTGCCGCAGCGACCGGCAATACGGAGGCCAAGGCCTCACTGGACCGCCATGCGGATCGCCTGGCCCGTGCGCTGGCCATAGTCATCAACATTGTCGACCCGCACGTGATCGTCCTCGGCGGTGGCCTCAGCCATATGGACCACCTCTACGATGCCGTGCCCCGGCTACTCCCGCGCTATGTCTTTTCAGACTCGGTATCCACCCTCATCAGGCGGAACGTCCACGGCGCCTCAAGCGGCATCCGAGGAGCGGCATGGTTGTGGCCGGAACATGCCGATACCCAATCGCATCAGACGGGGCTGCGCTGA
- a CDS encoding GNAT family N-acetyltransferase, which yields MGDADKIIARTEASMAAIDADQWDACANPGGSIPYNPFLSHRFLSALETSGSATPETGWQPYHILVEDGRGQIKGCCPAYLKGHSQGEYVFDYGWADAWERAGGRYYPKLQVSVPFTPATGRRLLAMPGPDQQQTEDQIAAALVELTNRLELSSCHLTFLPEDQWTRLGEIGFLQRTDQQFHWEDENYGTFDGFLSALASRKRKNLKKERARAVENDITIEWVTGSDITEDHWDAFFRFYVDTGSRKWGTPYLTRSFFSIIGEEMPEDILLILAKRDGRYIAGALNMIGSETLFGRYWGCTEHHDFLHFEVCYYQAIEFALARGIKHVEAGAQGAHKLARGYAPNITYSAHYIPNPSFREAVDNYLAAERRHVAADAEMLADHAPFRKTDNDKD from the coding sequence ATGGGTGACGCAGACAAAATCATCGCTCGGACAGAAGCCAGCATGGCCGCGATCGACGCGGACCAGTGGGATGCATGCGCCAATCCCGGTGGCTCTATTCCCTACAACCCCTTCCTGTCTCACCGCTTCCTGTCAGCACTGGAAACATCGGGCTCCGCGACACCGGAAACCGGCTGGCAGCCCTATCACATCCTCGTTGAAGACGGTCGAGGTCAGATCAAGGGGTGCTGCCCGGCCTACCTCAAAGGCCATTCGCAAGGCGAGTATGTCTTCGATTACGGCTGGGCGGATGCCTGGGAACGCGCCGGCGGGCGCTATTACCCCAAGCTGCAGGTATCGGTCCCATTTACCCCGGCGACAGGTCGCCGCCTTTTGGCCATGCCCGGCCCGGATCAGCAGCAAACGGAAGACCAGATTGCCGCAGCGCTTGTGGAACTGACCAACCGGCTCGAACTGTCGTCCTGCCACCTCACCTTCCTGCCGGAAGACCAATGGACACGCCTTGGCGAGATCGGTTTCCTCCAGCGCACCGACCAGCAGTTTCATTGGGAAGATGAGAACTACGGGACCTTTGACGGCTTCCTGTCGGCACTTGCCTCGCGCAAGCGAAAGAACCTCAAGAAAGAACGCGCCCGCGCTGTCGAAAATGACATCACCATTGAGTGGGTCACCGGGAGCGACATCACCGAAGATCATTGGGACGCCTTCTTCCGCTTCTACGTTGACACGGGCAGCCGCAAATGGGGCACCCCCTACCTGACCCGGTCCTTCTTCTCGATCATCGGCGAGGAGATGCCGGAAGATATTCTTCTTATCCTTGCAAAGCGTGACGGGCGGTACATCGCCGGCGCGCTCAACATGATAGGATCGGAAACCCTGTTCGGCCGGTATTGGGGGTGTACGGAGCATCACGACTTCCTGCATTTTGAAGTCTGCTACTACCAGGCCATTGAATTTGCGTTGGCGCGTGGGATCAAGCACGTGGAAGCGGGTGCACAGGGTGCTCACAAATTGGCCCGCGGCTATGCGCCGAATATTACCTATTCAGCGCACTACATTCCCAATCCCAGCTTCCGTGAAGCCGTCGACAACTACCTTGCCGCCGAGCGCCGCCATGTGGCTGCCGACGCGGAGATGCTGGCGGATCACGCCCCGTTCAGAAAAACAGACAACGACAAAGACTGA
- a CDS encoding DUF3572 family protein: MTQDDAQILALSGLTFLLDDSQRIDGFLRMTGITPQDLRQLVATIEGQTAILDYLLGNESLLLAFTAEQGCPDDAPARARRTLTGRAFNQDWTSI, translated from the coding sequence GTGACTCAAGACGACGCCCAGATTCTGGCCCTCAGCGGGTTAACCTTCCTGCTTGATGACAGCCAGCGGATCGATGGCTTTCTGCGCATGACCGGCATCACTCCGCAGGACCTCCGTCAGCTTGTTGCTACGATCGAGGGACAAACGGCCATCCTGGATTATCTTCTGGGGAACGAATCCCTTTTGCTGGCCTTCACAGCCGAACAGGGCTGCCCGGACGACGCACCGGCCCGCGCCCGCCGCACACTTACAGGCCGCGCATTCAACCAGGACTGGACGTCCATATGA
- a CDS encoding helix-turn-helix transcriptional regulator — protein MRRADRLFQIVQHLRGGRLTTARQLAERLEVSERTIYRDIADLVASGVPIDGEAGIGYLMREGFDLPPLMFTRDEVAALVAGARFIRAWGGAEMARAAQEALVKIETVLPASTRDYGRQVQIHAFAPAELTDDHRRTIDKLERAIDARTRLSISYEDLEGEKSTRTVRPLGLWFWGKVWTLVAWCELRDDFRVFRIDRIQVTATGDMFRPEPGKTLTEFYRQKEAH, from the coding sequence ATGCGCCGCGCCGACCGCCTCTTCCAGATCGTCCAGCATTTGCGGGGCGGTCGGCTAACTACCGCCCGGCAACTTGCGGAACGTCTCGAAGTGTCGGAGCGCACCATCTATCGCGACATCGCCGATCTGGTGGCCTCGGGTGTCCCAATCGATGGCGAGGCCGGGATTGGGTATCTGATGCGTGAAGGCTTCGACCTGCCACCACTTATGTTTACCCGCGACGAAGTGGCTGCACTGGTGGCGGGTGCCCGTTTCATCCGGGCCTGGGGCGGTGCCGAAATGGCAAGGGCCGCACAGGAAGCCCTTGTGAAGATTGAAACTGTGTTGCCAGCCTCTACCCGTGACTATGGCCGACAGGTGCAGATCCATGCCTTCGCCCCGGCAGAGCTGACTGACGACCACCGCAGAACCATCGACAAGCTCGAGCGGGCGATCGATGCGCGCACCCGCCTATCGATCTCCTATGAGGATCTGGAGGGCGAGAAGAGCACCCGCACCGTCCGCCCGCTGGGCCTATGGTTCTGGGGAAAAGTCTGGACGCTGGTCGCCTGGTGTGAGCTGCGCGACGATTTCCGGGTCTTCCGGATCGACCGGATTCAAGTGACCGCTACCGGTGACATGTTCAGGCCCGAGCCCGGCAAGACCTTGACCGAGTTCTACCGCCAGAAAGAAGCGCACTAG